The following are encoded together in the Onychostoma macrolepis isolate SWU-2019 chromosome 03, ASM1243209v1, whole genome shotgun sequence genome:
- the txn2 gene encoding thioredoxin, mitochondrial codes for MAFRLLVRRVCGVSVRDLQRLPAGVLCSSSFSSRLNVSQPLLSLPRLLPLASCRSVSFNVQDHDDFTERVINSQLPVLIDFHAQWCGPCKILGPRLEKAIAKQKGRIAMAKVDIDEHTDLAIEYGVSAVPTVIAMRGGDVIDQFVGIKDEDQLDSFVQKLIG; via the exons ATGGCGTTCAGGCTGCTGGTTCGGAGGGTTTGTGGGGTTTCTGTCAGAGATTTGCAGCGTCTGCCGGCCGGCGTCTTGTGCTCCTCGTCCTTCTCCTCTCGTCTGAACGTGTCGCAGCCGCTCCTCTCGCTCCCGCGCCTCCTCCCGCTGGCCTCCTGCAGGAGCGTGTCCTTTAACGTGCAGGACCACGACGACTTCACCGAGAGAGTCATCAACAGCCAGCTGCCCGTCCTCATCGACTTCCACGCACA gTGGTGTGGCCCGTGTAAAATCCTCGGCCCGCGGCTGGAGAAGGCCATCGCCAAACAGAAGGGTCGAATCGCCATGGCCAAAGTTGACATCGATGAACACACAGACCTCGCCATCGAGTACGGG GTGTCAGCAGTTCCCACGGTGATCGCCATGCGTGGCGGCGATGTCATCGACCAGTTTGTGGGCATCAAAGATGAAGACCAGCTGGATTCTTTTGTGCAGAAGCTGATTGGATAG